Proteins from a single region of Juglans microcarpa x Juglans regia isolate MS1-56 chromosome 5S, Jm3101_v1.0, whole genome shotgun sequence:
- the LOC121267345 gene encoding BAHD acyltransferase DCR-like: MRILTPNKLTQHPPKPKFLIQTTQIKMPSSSSSVVNVVAKSTIFPERKSDLKPLKLSVSDLPMLSCQYIQKGILLSRPPYSIDHLLCFLKRSLSLTLTHFPALAGRLSTDPDGHIHIVCNDEGVDFIHAKAKHLSVHYLLSPDYVPDCFKEFFPFDRTISYSGHFKPLAAVQVTELNDALFISCTVNHAVTDGTSFWHFFNTFAEICRGAKRISKAPCFCRNTMFNSPAVLKFPPGGPKVTFSGDVALRERIFHFSREAILKLKLRANDYNQLQTVVDKSVVDQSAMELLGKQCNDVWQTVIQDTDASNGKITSVLEGWLRNNVSNRTTAISSFQSLCAQLWRSVTRARKLTASKTTTFRMAVNCRHRLEPLLDPFYFGNTIQSIPTVATAGELLSRDLRWCADLLHRNVVAHDDATVRRGIANWEREPSVFPLGNFDGASMTMGSSPRFPMYDNDFGWCRPLAVRSGAANKFDGKISAFPGREGNGSVDLEVVLEAGTMEGLENDMEFMQYVSSSRTSV, encoded by the coding sequence ATGCGTATTCTCACCCCCAATAAACTCACACAACACCCACCAAAGCCAAAATTCCTAATACAAACTACTCAAATTAAGATgccttcttcttcgtcttcggTAGTCAATGTTGTTGCCAAATCCACCATTTTTCCAGAACGGAAATCAGACCTGAAACCCCTAAAGCTATCAGTCTCCGACCTGCCCATGCTCTCATGTCAGTACATCCAAAAGGGTATCCTCCTGTCCCGCCCACCGTACTCCATCGACCATCTCCTCTGCTTTCTCAAACGCTCTttgtctctcactctcaccCACTTCCCCGCCCTCGCTGGCCGTCTCTCCACCGACCCTGATGGCCACATCCACATCGTCTGCAACGATGAGGGCGTCGACTTCATCCACGCCAAAGCCAAACATCTCTCCGTTCACTACCTTCTCTCTCCAGATTACGTCCCTGACTGTTTCAAAGAGTTCTTTCCCTTTGACAGAACAATCAGCTACTCCGGCCACTTCAAGCCCTTAGCTGCCGTTCAGGTCACCGAGCTAAACGATGCCCTTTTCATCAGCTGCACCGTCAACCACGCCGTCACGGACGGTACCTCCTTCTGGCACTTCTTCAACACATTCGCCGAGATTTGCAGAGGAGCGAAGAGGATATCCAAAGCACCATGCTTTTGTCGAAACACCATGTTCAATTCGCCGGCGGTGCTGAAATTCCCGCCCGGAGGCCCGAAGGTGACCTTCTCTGGTGACGTGGCGTTACGTGAGAGAATCTTTCACTTCAGCAGGGAAGCGATTCTGAAGCTAAAACTTAGAGCTAATGACTATAACCAATTGCAGACTGTGGTGGATAAGAGTGTTGTCGATCAGTCCGCGATGGAGTTACTTGGGAAGCAATGTAATGACGTTTGGCAAACCGTTATTCAGGATACCGATGCATCTAACGGTAAAATAACATCTGTCCTCGAGGGTTGGCTGAGGAACAACGTCTCGAACCGAACGACGGCGATATCGTCGTTCCAGTCGCTTTGTGCTCAGCTTTGGCGTTCGGTGACACGTGCGAGGAAGTTGACGGCCAGCAAAACGACGACATTCCGGATGGCCGTGAACTGTCGCCACCGGCTCGAGCCACTGCTGGACCCATTCTATTTCGGCAACACCATACAGAGCATCCCCACCGTAGCTACGGCTGGGGAGCTTCTTTCAAGGGATCTAAGATGGTGCGCCGATCTCCTGCACCGGAACGTGGTTGCGCATGACGACGCCACGGTGCGCCGGGGCATAGCGAATTGGGAGAGGGAGCCAAGTGTGTTCCCGCTCGGGAACTTCGACGGTGCATCGATGACCATGGGGAGCTCGCCGAGATTCCCGATGTATGACAATGACTTCGGGTGGTGCCGACCATTGGCGGTGCGGAGTGGGGCGGCGAACAAATTCGACGGCAAAATATCGGCGTTTCCTGGGAGAGAAGGCAACGGAAGCGTGGATCTGGAGGTGGTTTTGGAGGCCGGAACGATGGAAGGGCTTGAGAACGATATGGAGTTCATGCAATACGTATCGAGCAGTAGGACCAGCGTGTGA